Proteins from a single region of Undibacterium sp. KW1:
- the araG gene encoding L-arabinose ABC transporter ATP-binding protein AraG: MSSSQPPSLQFEDVCKYFPGVKALNGVSFDAHAGTVHGLLGENGAGKSTLLKILGGQYKPDGGRLLLNGRACYFSSAGDAIAAGIAVIHQELQYVPELTVAENLLLGRLPQKLGFVNRVEARRQVSLRLQQMGVDLDPGARLCDLSIAQRQMAEICKALLQDAQVIAFDEPTSSLSYRESEILFRLIRDLRTAGRTIIYISHRLEELYALCDTCTIFRDGQKIVTHPVMADVPRDVLINDMVGRELSDIYDYRPRQLLAERLVVRQIKGETLTVAQDFSVRGGEVLGFFGLVGAGRTELMRLLYGADKKAAGSSVVLDGVSVPDHGPAAAIEAGIVLCPEDRKEQGILAEASVAENINISCRRHGLLAGLFLRHKHEAELADRFIQRLKIKTPNREQEIRLLSGGNQQKVILARWLAEPGMKVLILDEPTRGIDVGAKNEIYRIIHEVAERGCCVIVVSSELPEILGICDRVIVMREGQISGELERSQANEAAVLQLALPDLHAA; encoded by the coding sequence AATGGCGTCAGTTTTGACGCCCATGCAGGTACGGTGCATGGCTTGCTTGGTGAAAATGGCGCAGGCAAATCAACGCTATTGAAAATACTGGGTGGTCAGTACAAACCGGATGGCGGGCGCTTGTTGTTGAATGGACGCGCGTGTTATTTCTCGTCTGCCGGTGATGCCATCGCAGCGGGCATCGCCGTCATTCACCAAGAATTGCAATATGTTCCGGAACTGACTGTCGCAGAAAATTTGTTATTAGGGCGTTTGCCGCAAAAACTGGGTTTTGTGAACCGGGTTGAGGCGCGGCGTCAGGTAAGCCTGCGCCTGCAACAAATGGGTGTTGATCTGGATCCTGGTGCCCGGCTTTGTGATTTATCGATAGCTCAAAGGCAAATGGCAGAAATATGCAAGGCCCTGCTGCAAGATGCACAGGTCATTGCTTTCGACGAGCCGACCAGCAGTTTATCTTATCGCGAAAGTGAAATTCTGTTTCGTCTGATACGTGATTTGCGTACTGCGGGTCGTACCATCATCTATATTTCTCACAGGCTGGAAGAGTTATACGCCCTATGCGATACCTGCACGATTTTTCGCGATGGTCAAAAAATCGTCACCCATCCGGTAATGGCCGATGTGCCACGCGATGTACTCATTAATGATATGGTGGGACGTGAGCTCAGCGATATTTACGATTACCGACCACGCCAGCTCCTGGCTGAAAGACTGGTAGTCAGACAGATCAAAGGCGAGACGCTTACGGTGGCTCAAGATTTCAGTGTACGCGGCGGCGAAGTGCTAGGCTTTTTTGGCCTGGTTGGTGCTGGCCGCACTGAGTTAATGCGTCTGTTATATGGTGCGGACAAAAAAGCTGCGGGTTCCAGTGTCGTGCTGGATGGCGTTAGTGTGCCTGATCATGGACCTGCTGCCGCCATAGAGGCAGGCATAGTCTTGTGCCCTGAAGATCGCAAAGAGCAAGGCATTCTGGCAGAGGCATCTGTCGCAGAAAACATCAATATCAGTTGTCGCCGCCATGGTCTGCTGGCAGGTCTATTTTTAAGACATAAACATGAAGCAGAACTGGCTGATCGTTTTATTCAAAGATTAAAAATAAAAACACCGAATCGCGAACAGGAAATTCGTTTGCTGTCCGGTGGCAATCAGCAAAAAGTCATTCTGGCACGCTGGCTGGCAGAACCGGGTATGAAAGTACTCATCCTGGATGAGCCGACGCGTGGCATAGATGTGGGCGCAAAAAATGAAATTTATCGCATCATTCATGAAGTCGCCGAGCGCGGTTGCTGTGTGATCGTGGTGTCCAGCGAATTACCTGAAATATTGGGCATTTGTGATCGCGTCATCGTCATGCGTGAAGGGCAGATCAGC